A window of Longispora fulva contains these coding sequences:
- a CDS encoding ABC transporter ATP-binding protein, protein MTSVVRSVAARASDVWKVYGQGEAQVIALRGINVELAQGQFTAIMGPSGSGKSTLMHCLAGLDTVTRGDLFVGDTQVNKLSDSGLTKLRRDKIGFIFQQFNLLPTLTAEENILLPLSIAGRKPDQVWYDTVIKTVGLEDRLKHKPTELSGGQQQRVACARALVSRPDVIFADEPTGNLDSRSGAEVLNFLRNSVRDFGQTIVMVTHDPTAASYADRVIFLADGQIVDELLEPTVDQVHDKLKSLDPHAHSGDV, encoded by the coding sequence ATGACTTCAGTGGTTAGGTCGGTCGCGGCGCGTGCGTCCGATGTGTGGAAGGTGTACGGGCAGGGCGAGGCGCAGGTGATCGCGTTGCGGGGCATCAACGTGGAGCTGGCGCAGGGGCAGTTCACGGCGATCATGGGTCCGTCGGGGTCGGGTAAGTCGACGTTGATGCACTGTCTGGCGGGTTTGGACACGGTGACCCGTGGTGATCTGTTCGTGGGTGACACCCAGGTCAACAAGCTGTCGGACAGTGGGTTGACGAAGTTGCGCCGGGACAAGATCGGTTTCATCTTCCAGCAGTTCAACCTGCTGCCCACCCTGACGGCGGAGGAGAACATTCTGCTGCCGTTGTCGATCGCCGGCCGTAAACCCGATCAGGTCTGGTACGACACGGTCATCAAGACCGTCGGGCTCGAGGACCGCCTCAAGCACAAGCCCACCGAACTGTCGGGCGGTCAGCAGCAGCGCGTGGCGTGCGCCCGCGCCCTCGTCTCCCGCCCCGATGTGATCTTCGCCGACGAGCCGACCGGTAACCTCGACTCACGCTCGGGTGCTGAGGTCCTCAACTTCCTGCGCAACTCCGTGCGCGACTTCGGCCAGACCATCGTCATGGTCACCCACGACCCCACCGCCGCCTCCTACGCCGACCGGGTCATCTTCCTCGCCGACGGCCAGATCGTCGACGAACTCCTCGAACCCACCGTCGACCAGGTCCACGACAAACTCAAGAGCCTGGACCCCCA